CGGTGTGTCGGTGTCCCGAGTCGGCGGCGCGGCGCAGATCAAGGCTATGAAAGAGGTCGCCGGAAGCCTCCGCTTGGACCTTTCGCAATACCGCGAGCTAGAAGCTTTCGCCGCTTTCGCTTCTGATTTGGACGCCGCATCGAAGGCGCAGTTGGAGCGCGGCGCCCGGCTGGTCGAGCTGCTCAAGCAGCCGCAATCCCAGCCCATGCCCGTTGAGGAGCAAGTGGTTTCGATCTTCCTGGGCACCGGCGGTCACCTGGACTCGGTGCCCGTCGAGGACGTCCGGCGGTTCGAAACCGAATTACTGGACCACATGCGGGCCTCCGAAGAAGAGATTTTGACTGAGATCCGGGACAGCCAAAAGCTCACCGAGGAGGCCGCCGACAAGCTCACCGAGGTCATCAAGAACTTCAAGAAGGGCTTCGCGGCCACCGGTGGCGGCTCTGTGGTGCCCGACGAACATGTCGAGGCCCTCGACGAGGATAAGCTCGCCAAGGAAGCCGTGAAGGTCAAAAAGCCGGCGCCGAAGAAGAAGAAATAGCTAACCATGGCTGCCACACTTCGCGAACTACGCGGGCGGATCCGCTCGGCAGGGTCGATCAAAAAGATCACCAAGGCCCAGGAGCTGATTGCGACATCGCGCATCGCCAGGGCGCAGGCTCGGCTCGAGTCCGCTCGGCCCTACGCTTTTGAGATCACCCGGATGCTTACCACCCTGGCCGCTGAAGCCGCACTGGACCATCCGTTGCTCGTCGAGCGCCCGGAGCCGAAACGAGCCGGCGTGCTGGTGGTGTCGTCCGATCGTGGTTTGTGCGGCGCATACAACGCCAATATTTTCCGTCGCTCCGAGGAGCTGTTCTCCCTGCTGAGGGAGGCCGGAAAGCAGCCGGTGCTGTATGTGGTGGGCCGTAAGGCGCAGAACTACTACAGTTTTCGGAACTGGAACATCACCGAGTCGTGGATGGGTTTCTCCGAGCAACCCACGTACGAGAACGCCGCCGAGATCGCTTCGACCTTAGTGGATGCGTTCCTGCTCGGCACCGACAACGGCGAGGATCAACGGTCCGACAGCGGCGAGGGCGTCGACGAACTGCACATCGTTTACACCGAGTTCAAGTCGATGCTGTCGCAATCGGCGGAGGCTCACCGGATCGCCCCCATGGTGGTGGAGTACGTCGAGGAAGACATCGGACCGCGCACGCTGTACTCGTTCGAGCCCGACGCGACGATGCTGTTCGAGTCATTGTTGCCGCGCTACCTGACTACCCGGGTGTACGCGGCGCTGCTGGAGTCCGCGGCGTCGGAGCTTGCCTCGCGGCAACGTGCGATGAAGTCGGCCACCGACAACGCCGATGACCTCATCAAGGCCCTGACGCTGATGGCAAACCGCGAGCGGCAGGCCCAGATCACCCAGGAGATTAGTGAAATCGTCGGTGGCGCAAATGCGCTCGCCGAAGCCCGCTAGGCCCAAGCTAGGTTAGCCCCACGAGGAAGCGAAGAAGATATGACTACCACTGCCGAAAAGACCGACCGGCCGGGAAAGCCGGGAAGCTCCGACACCAGCGGCCGCGTGGTACGGGTCACTGGGCCCGTCGTCGACGTCGAGTTTCCTCGCGGTTCCATCCCCGAGCTGTTCAATGCACTGCACGCTGAGATCACCTTCGAGTCGCTGGCGAAAACCCTCACCTTGGAGGTGGCGCAGCACCTCGGCGACAACCTGGTGCGCACCATCTCGCTGCAGCCGACCGACGGCTTGGTGCGCGGCGTCGAGGTGATCGACACCGGGAGGTCGATCTCGGTGCCGGTCGGTGAGGGTGTGAAGGGCCACGTCTTCAATGCGCTGGGAGATTGCCTGGACGAGCCGGGATATGGCGAAAAATTCGAACACTGGTCGATTCACCGCAAGCCGCCGGCGTTCGAGGAGCTGGAGCCTCGGACCGAGATGCTCGAGACCGGTCTGAAGGTGGTCGACCTGCTGACTCCGTATGTTCGTGGCGGCAAGATCGCACTGTTCGGCGGTGCCGGGGTGGGCAAGACGGTGCTGATTCAGGAGATGATCAACCGCATCGCCCGTAACTTCGGTGGTACGTCGGTGTTCGCCGGAGTGGGCGAGCGCACCCGCGAGGGCAACGATCTGTGGGTCGAGCTTGCCGAAGCCAACGTGCTCAAGGACACCGCGCTGGTATTCGGACAGATGGACGAGCCGCCGGGCACCCGTATGCGTGTTGCGCTGTCTGCGCTGACGATGGCGGAGTGGTTCCGTGACGAGCAGGGTCAAGACGTATTGCTGTTCATCGACAACATCTTCCGGTTCACCCAGGCTGGGTCGGAAGTGTCGACGCTTCTCGGCCGGATGCCGTCGGCCGTGGGATACCAGCCCACGCTGGCCGACGAGATGGGCGAGCTGCAGGAGCGCATCACCTCGACGCGGGGACGCTCGATCACGTCGATGCAAGCCGTCTACGTGCCCGCCGACGACTACACCGACCCAGCGCCGGCGACCACGTTCGCCCACCTGGACGCCACGACCGAGCTATCCCGTGCGGTGTTCTCCAAGGGCATCTTCCCCGCCGTGGACCCGCTGGCGTCCAGCTCGACCATCCTGGACCCCAGCGTTGTCGGGGATGAGCACTACCGCGTGGCCCAGGAAGTCATCCGGATCCTGCAGCGTTACAAGGACCTTCAGGACATTATCGCGATCCTCGGTATCGACGAGTTGTCGGAGGAGGACAAGCAGCTGGTGAACCGCGCCCGGCGTATCGAGCGGTTCCTATCGCAGAACATGATGGCAGCCGAACAGTTCACCGGCCAGCCGGGTTCGACCGTCCCGGTGAAGGAGACCATTGAAGCGTTCGACCGCTTGTGCAAGGGCGATTTCGATCACGTACCCGAACAGGCCTTCTTCTTGATCGGTGGCCTTGATGACCTGGCCAAGAAAGCCGAGAGTCTCGGCGCCAAGCTGTGACGGGAGTTGTGGCATGGCCGAATTGAACGTTGAGATCGTCGCCGTCGACCGGAACATCTGGTCGGGTACGGCGAAGTTTCTGTTCACCCGCACCACCGTCGGTGAGATCGGCATCCTGCCCCGCCACATTCCGTTGGTGGCCCAATTGGTCGATGACGCCATGGTGCGGGTCGAGCGGGAGGGAGAAAAGGACCTGAGGATCGCGGTCGACGGCGGGTTCCTGTCGGTGACCGAGGAGGGCGTCAGCATTCTCGCCGAATCTGCCGAGTTCGAGTCGGAGATCGACGAGGCCGCCGCCAAGCAGGATTCCGAATCCGACGATCCCCGCATCGCTGCCAGGGGCCGCGCCAGATTGCGCGCCGTCGGCGCGATCGACTAACCCGCCGATGAGCGCGCCCATGATCGGCATGGTCGTGCTCGTCGTTGTCCTGGGGTTGGCCGTTCTCGCACTGAGTTATCGTCTGTGGAAGCTGCGCCAGGGGGGAACGGCTGGGATCATGCGGGACATCCCTGCGGTTGGAGGTCACGGCTGGCGCCACGGCGTAATCCGCTATCGCGGCGGCGAAGCCGCGTTCTACCGGCTTTCTAGTCTGCGCTTGTGGCCGGATCGCCGGCTCAGTAGACGGGGTGTGGAGATCATTTCCCGGCGCGCGCCCCGTGGCGACGAATTCGACATCATGACCGACGAGATTGTCGTTGTGGAACTGTGCGACAGCACCCAGGACCGAAGGGTAGGTTACGAGATCGCGCTCGACAGGGGCGCGTTGACCGCATTTCTGTCGTGGTTGGAGTCCCGGCCGTCGCCGCGCGCGCGCCGCCGTAGTATGTGACGCACTGGT
Above is a window of Mycobacterium tuberculosis H37Rv DNA encoding:
- the atpC gene encoding ATP synthase subunit epsilon (AtpC, F-type ATPases have 2 components, cf(1) - the catalytic core - and cf(0) - the membrane proton channel. cf(1) has five subunits: alpha(3),beta(3), gamma(1), delta(1), epsilon(1). cf(0) has three main subunits: A, B and C.) — protein: MAELNVEIVAVDRNIWSGTAKFLFTRTTVGEIGILPRHIPLVAQLVDDAMVRVEREGEKDLRIAVDGGFLSVTEEGVSILAESAEFESEIDEAAAKQDSESDDPRIAARGRARLRAVGAID
- the atpD gene encoding ATP synthase subunit beta (AtpD, F-type ATPases have 2 components, cf(1) - the catalytic core - and cf(0) - the membrane proton channel. cf(1) has five subunits: alpha(3),beta(3), gamma(1), delta(1), epsilon(1). cf(0) has three main subunits: A, B and C.); the encoded protein is MTTTAEKTDRPGKPGSSDTSGRVVRVTGPVVDVEFPRGSIPELFNALHAEITFESLAKTLTLEVAQHLGDNLVRTISLQPTDGLVRGVEVIDTGRSISVPVGEGVKGHVFNALGDCLDEPGYGEKFEHWSIHRKPPAFEELEPRTEMLETGLKVVDLLTPYVRGGKIALFGGAGVGKTVLIQEMINRIARNFGGTSVFAGVGERTREGNDLWVELAEANVLKDTALVFGQMDEPPGTRMRVALSALTMAEWFRDEQGQDVLLFIDNIFRFTQAGSEVSTLLGRMPSAVGYQPTLADEMGELQERITSTRGRSITSMQAVYVPADDYTDPAPATTFAHLDATTELSRAVFSKGIFPAVDPLASSSTILDPSVVGDEHYRVAQEVIRILQRYKDLQDIIAILGIDELSEEDKQLVNRARRIERFLSQNMMAAEQFTGQPGSTVPVKETIEAFDRLCKGDFDHVPEQAFFLIGGLDDLAKKAESLGAKL
- the atpG gene encoding ATP synthase subunit gamma (AtpG, F-type ATPases have 2 components, cf(1) - the catalytic core - and cf(0) - the membrane proton channel. cf(1) has five subunits: alpha(3),beta(3), gamma(1), delta(1), epsilon(1). cf(0) has three main subunits: A, B and C.) codes for the protein MAATLRELRGRIRSAGSIKKITKAQELIATSRIARAQARLESARPYAFEITRMLTTLAAEAALDHPLLVERPEPKRAGVLVVSSDRGLCGAYNANIFRRSEELFSLLREAGKQPVLYVVGRKAQNYYSFRNWNITESWMGFSEQPTYENAAEIASTLVDAFLLGTDNGEDQRSDSGEGVDELHIVYTEFKSMLSQSAEAHRIAPMVVEYVEEDIGPRTLYSFEPDATMLFESLLPRYLTTRVYAALLESAASELASRQRAMKSATDNADDLIKALTLMANRERQAQITQEISEIVGGANALAEAR